The genomic segment CCTTCTGGAATTGCCCTCCCAAATCGACagggaaggaaaacaaaacaaaacaaaggtcttcctgtgcaaaaacatggttTAAATGTACTGGAAAGCACACATAAACCTGAAAAGATCAGGTGTTTTACTCCCCATGTATATCCTGATATGCTGTAAAATTAAGCCAATTTTCAAAGTTCATCCTCTCATGTCCGCAtatgagaggaaaaaacaaaataaaagctaaaaacaGCATCAGGAGCCAGTTTAACTAAAAAATAGCTACATAGCTacattctttttaatttaattgctgaaacccccccaaaaatgcTGTGTGCAAGCCACACATCTGGAAACATACTATTAAGATCGGATTGTTTAGACATCTTAAAAATTGTACCAGAGTAAAATTCGTAACATAGtcacaataaaaagaaataatcacAATGTAATGTGTCAACTCCAACAGATTTCGATAATTATTTTACTCCACAAAAATAGAGAAACTTGAGATGGAAGAAAACTTTATTGTAGAGTCAGAGTTCAAGTAGTTTCAGGTAGTTCTCTATTCAGTATTACAGCAGGTTTTTATGTGAGTTCTACATTTATCCTTATTGCTgaaatgcattttcatttattagcaAACAAGTTACTGCGCATTTGTGTGCATGCACATATTTGTAAAGTCTTCACTCCTTTACTCTATCACTGGGTTTCTGAAGTTTTTTCCAGCAAAGAGAGCCTTGTCTCCCAAATCCTCTTCAATTCTGTAGTAAGAGAGATGCAAAATTAGTTCTGCTCTTTAATTTAGTAAGAGGTCTTTTCATAACACTTAACATTTGATACAAAATTTACTTTCAATTAACTTTTAAATTTACTGTTGCCATTTTGACTGTTGTGATGACGATGGGCGGGTCTAACTGTTAAACTGCATGCTCATTGGCCAGTGAGTGTGCCGGTTCATATCACAAATAATGACCCAAGACCCCAGTGACTGAATGCATAAACTCAGCAGGAAGATGTTTAAAACAACTTTCAAGCCATTTTCCCATAGACTTCTATAGGAGCAGTAATActtttgcaaccacagctagcgccacctgctggccttaaaataaatggtaaatggcctgtatttatatagcgctttaatagtccctaaggaccccaaagcactttacatatccagtcatccacccattcacacacacattcacacactggtgatggcaagctacattgtagccacagccaccctgaggcgcactgacagaggcgaggctgccagacactggcgccaccgggccctctgaccaccaccaatAGAATCCAGGCTTAAGACACTTGGGAGTTACgttcatgttttacactttttatGCTCATTTCAGAAAAACATGATAAAACTTGTGAGTTGAGTAAGGCTCACCTGAGAATCTGGTTGTATTTGGCCAAACGCTCAGAGCGGCAAGGAGCCCCGGTCTTGATCTGAGTGTGTCAAAACATTGTTTATTTTAGCATTTGTAATACATTTGTTCAAGTTGTATTATTATAATTAGGATGGacgtttatttatatagtgctttagAGTCAGACTTaaccatatatatttatacagtgcTTTATTCTATACACTGCAAGCACGTCATCTATCCAGTTTAGGAACACCAATCCCCTTCTCACAGATACGATGAAGCATTTAGGATTCTAGACAAACAAGTGTCATTTTTTATGTTCTAATAAGTTGCACCTTTACATCAAGTATTACCTGTCCAGTGCATAAGCCGACCACCAAATCTGCAATGAAGGTGTCTTCAGTTTCACCAGAGCGATGGCTCACCATCACACCCCAGCCGTTCTGCTGGGCCATCTTACACCTGCAGAGAGCAACGAGATTTTCCTTAAAGGTCCCCAAATGGATGATGCAATTCCAACAATTCAGGACTCTTTTCACTTTCTTCTTCCCTCCTCTCTTCTTTGCATTTCAGGTGCTACCAATGAAGTTATCATTCGAGTGCTCTGGTTAGCGTTAGCTTGTAGCATCATCAGCGCTGTCACCAGATTAAAGCTTAGTTGGGAAATTTGGGCAAGACTTTTAGGGTTTCCATGAAATGAAACATGTTGGGAAGATTTGATTGCACTTACAGTACTTACAGTTACTTATAGTAACCAAGGACATAAACACATGTAtgctgaagagagagagaaacccaTAGAACCAGGTCACGAAAGCTTGTCCTATaaaccaaaaaataattttatatacTTTGCTGTACCGATAAAGTGATCATGATATGTATTTCACCCAAAATGAAGCGAAAAGGCATAGTTTTTTGTAAATTGACATATAAAGCTGTCCTCAACTCAAGTAACATTATAGTCACGTCACCCATCTTTCCTCCGCCTCCTCCTTGTATATGTGGAGGGGATTAGtggtgaaataaaaacacacacacaccttaaaTCTAATACTTATATAAACATTTGTATGAGTTTCAAAGGTTCACTTACGCCCTCATGGATTCAGTAACTGTGCCAATCTGATTGACTTTAAGCAGCAGACAGTTGCAGGCCTTCTCCTCCACAGCCTTGCTGATGCGATTAGGGTTAGTCACAGTCAGATCATCGCCAACAACCTGGATGTCTGTGCTGCCAGTGAAGTTGGTCCAGGCTGCCCAGTCATCCTGGTCAAATGGATCCTCAATGGACACCACTGGAAGGACAGTTAAACAACATTACTATGACTTGAGATACTTTAAAACCTAATAAGTCCAAGAATTATTAAAAGAACTCCTACAAGACAAGAAACACCAACAACACAATCTGATTGTTGCACTTCTGCAATTACATTCAATAGGGGAATATTAGAAATGTTATATATGAGCATTAGTGATTACCTAAGTAGCTGTAAGTTATTAAGTTAACTGATTTTATTGGAAATTTTAAGTAGTAATAAAGAGGCCAACATCCAACAACCATTGCTCCTGTATACCAATGTCACATTCAGTCAATGCAAATTTATCAAATCCACATTTAACTGatcattaggaaaaaaaaaatcctaattatCTGAGTACATCTGAAAACTGTTGTGCTAATTATAGAAGCAACAGGGTTAGGCTAAGCTAGTCTGAAAATGTCCCtgcaacaaataaattaaataaataatccatgtaaaaaaaaaaaaaaactatgcttACTTTAAAATGACTACTTACAACTCAGATTATCTGCAAAAAACAGTTTCAGGATTTTACCTGGATAATCCTTCACGAAGCTCTTGTAGAGATCAGCCAACTCGTCGGGTGTGATGTAACGACTCGGGTCATCAGGCGACTTGAAGTCCAGGTCATATTTTCCATCCCTGTAGAATTCAGATGCTGCCACATCCATGCCAATCACAACCTCATCTGTGTACCCTGCTTTAGCAATGGCCTCCTTCAGCAACTCCAGAGCTGCAAGGTTAAACATCACATATGTACAAACGTGTTCATTATTTGTTACTGAAACAATATTCCTGCATAACATGTGTGTAACTTATTTTACACGGCATTATATATTTAATAAGAGACAATAGAAATACATCCTTAGCTCAAATGTTTACCTTCCTGATTTTCCAGAATATTTGGAGCAAAGCCACCTTCGTCACCCACATTAGTGGCATCCTGGCCATATTTCTTCTTGATGACACTCTTGAGATTGTGGTAAACCTCGGCTCCAATGCGCATGGCTTCTTTGAATGTGCTAGCCCCGATGGGCAGGATCATGAACTCCTGCATGGCAAGCTTGTTGCCTGCATGAGAGCCGCCGTTGATCACATTGAAGGCCTGATGAATGCAGAGAAATAAGGCATATTAGTATTATAATAAGACGTTTACTGAAAGGTCAACTGAATGAAGACAGGCCAGCAAATTTATGCGTGCCATCAGGTAAACAAAGTCTCACCGGTACAGGCAAGATGACCTCTGGGTTTTCTGCGAGGTCAGCAATATGGCGATACAAGGGGACTCCTTTCTCTGCTGCACCAGCTTTGCAAACAGCCAGAGACACACCTAGGATGGCGTTTGCTCCAAACTTGGCTGTTAGTTgtaaatgaacaaaacaaaaacatgatatataaatatttttaatgtaatgatattgcattagtaataaaaaaaaaaaaaaatcaggatgaACCACCTTGAAGTAAATGGATCTAATTTGACTGTAAACCCTTAATGACAATCATCTTTAAAGGTGCAATATGTATAACATATTTGTCGAAAAATGTCACTGTTTTTTCATAACAGCATGCAAACAGCCTCTTCAGATCCTATTTAGTGCAaacttttgttcctttttttttgctgctgggTTCACACCCCAAGTTCCTTTTCCTAGCCCCTAGGGCTGCAGGATGCCAGTAGCCAGAGCAGAGGACATCATAAGATGGGCATACTACACTTCTAATAAGTGTTGCGGCGCACCTGGCGCCGCTACACTTCTAATAAGTGTTGCGGCGCACCTGGCGACATCGGGAGAAGGATCATTTCCATTTGCTGTGTCGCAGCTATAACACGATGCAGTTTCTCCTGGAGGATTCAGGCATGAGGGGAAGAATAAACCTACCCTTACTGAATTTTCTCAATGAGGGACAATAAAGGATATTTCCATTCTATTCTATGCTTGCTACATAATCCTCCTATCCAGTGGTCATTTGCAAAGGTCTTAAACCGCTGTTGCATTAACCTTTTATGGGCACCTTTCTTTAAACTCGACTGATAACAGGTTAAAATAAAAGGTTCTTTTTAATCTAATTTTGGACTGAGGGGACAAAGCCTGCACATTCACTCACTACTCCATCTTAAACACAGCATTT from the Oreochromis aureus strain Israel breed Guangdong linkage group 5, ZZ_aureus, whole genome shotgun sequence genome contains:
- the eno1b gene encoding enolase 1b, (alpha), whose translation is MSIVKIHAREIFDSRGNPTVEVDLYTDKGLFRAAVPSGASTGIYEALELRDNDKSRYLGKGVSQAVEHINSTIAPALVGQDVSVVEQERIDQMMIDMDGTENKSKFGANAILGVSLAVCKAGAAEKGVPLYRHIADLAENPEVILPVPAFNVINGGSHAGNKLAMQEFMILPIGASTFKEAMRIGAEVYHNLKSVIKKKYGQDATNVGDEGGFAPNILENQEALELLKEAIAKAGYTDEVVIGMDVAASEFYRDGKYDLDFKSPDDPSRYITPDELADLYKSFVKDYPVVSIEDPFDQDDWAAWTNFTGSTDIQVVGDDLTVTNPNRISKAVEEKACNCLLLKVNQIGTVTESMRACKMAQQNGWGVMVSHRSGETEDTFIADLVVGLCTGQIKTGAPCRSERLAKYNQILRIEEDLGDKALFAGKNFRNPVIE